In Candidatus Cloacimonadota bacterium, the DNA window ATATAAATTTTTTAATGAAGTTCTTCCGCAAGTATCTACCTTTATGCCTCCACAGAAATAATGCGCAGCCGGAACAATTGGGATTGGTTCTTTTGTAATATCTATTCCACCTTTTAAACAGGTATTATATATTTTTGAGAATCTTTTTGGCATTTCTTCAGAACCATTATAGTAGTTTTTCAAATCTAAAAGCATATAATCTACACCTGCTTTCTTCATCTCAGTATAAATAGCACGAGCAACAATATCACGTGGAGCAAGGTCTTTTTGCGAAGAATAATTTTTCATAAACTGTCTTCCTTGATGATCTATAAGTCGTGCACCTTCTCCACGCAATGATTCTGAAATAAGAAATCTCTTTATATCTTTATGATAAAGTGCTGTTGGGTGGAATTGTATTAGCTCTGCATTAATAATATCTGCCCCACTTCTATATGCCATGCTCATCCCATCACCAGTTGCAGAAACAGGATTCGTCGTATGCTGATACAGGTTCCCAATCCCACCTGTAGCTACTATTACTTTATGTGCCAGAAATGTTCTGACTGTCCCTTTTTTATTATCCAGCACATAAACACCCATAACTTCTCGAGATTTATACAATTCCTGGTAATCTCGCGAGTGATGATTATTGGTTATAAGGTCAATTGAAGTATGGGAAGTGAGTATTTGCACCCCAATACTTTTTGCATATTGAATAAGAGAGTTTTCGAGTTTTTCACCTGTATAATCCGAGCAATGAAGAATACGATTTGTAGAATGAGCAGCTTCTTCAGTATAATCAAATTCCCCTTGTGGTGTTTTGCTGAAATCAACATTTAGTTTATTAATAAAAAAGTCATTCACAAGTTGTGGACCTTGTTCAGCAAAAATCTTCACTGCTTCAATACTATTATAATTACTCCCGGCAGATAGAATATCTTTCATCAAAGCGTCAGAGCTATCATCTTTTTTCCATCCAATGACGCCACCCTGTGCACAATTTGTATTCGTTTCATGGATATCCTCTGTTTTGGTTAGAGCGATAACATCAAAGCCGGCTTCTTTTAAGAAAATTGCAGCAGAAAGACCAGCAATGCCAGTCCCAATTACTATAACATCAAATTTTTTTCTCATTTATTATCCTCAACAATTGAGAGCATATTTTGCATTGCTTTTTTTGCATCAGTCCGATATTCATTAGGAACAGTTACTTCATACAGCAGTCTATTTTTTTCTGGATATTGTAGTATAGATTGTAATGACTCATAAACATTCTGAAATGTGATTCTTCCCATATCTTCACAACAAGACAACTTTAAAGGTAGGATTGTTTTGTTTGAAAAGTTTTGAGCCATTCTTTCAACAAAATGATACTCTGTGCCTACCCCCCAAATGCTACCTTCAGGAGCATCTTTTATTGTATTAAGAATAGTTTGTGTTGAACCCACAAAATCGCTTTGCAAAACTACCTCTTCATCGCATTCAGGATGGACAATAATTTGTATATTCGGATACTGTTCTCTAAGTCTTCTTATATCTTCAACAGTAAACTTTTTATGAACATAACAATAGCCATCCCATAGAAAAATTCTTGCATTTTTAATAGAACCTTTACATAGAAGACTAAGATCCTTTTTAACAACAACAATTTGATTTTCAGGGATTTTTAGCATTCTGGCTGAATTGATACCAAGATTATAATCAGGAGAAAAAAATACAACTTTTCCCTGATTCAAATATGTATTTATTATTTTACATGCATTAGAACTTGTACAGGTTGCTCCATTATATTCACCACAAAAACTTTTCAAAGCTACATTGGAATTCACATAGGTAACTGGTGCTACTTCACATGCACAAAGAGAACTGATTTGTTTGTAAATCTCTTTAGCAATTTGCGCATCTATCATTTCTGCTAAAGGACAGCCAGCCAAAAGGGTTGGCATGAGAACTTTCTGGTTTGGTTTTGCCAAAAGCCTGGCACCTTCCGCCATAAACTTTACACCGCAGAATAATATGAAATCCGCATGAGTTTTACTACAATCTTTTGCAAGTTTATATGAATCTCCAACAATATCTGCTTGGGCAATAATATCTGATTTTATATAATGATGTGCAGGGATAACCACTGAATCTTTCAGCGTCTTTTTCAGTGATGTGATGGTTTGTATTATATCCTGTAAATTCATAAACTATTTCTTTTCTTTTCGCAAAGAGAAGTCAAATGCTTTAACTGAATGTGTTAATTCACCAACAGAGATAAAGTCAACACCTGTCTCTGCAACATCTTTGATGCGTGATAATGCCATGTTTCCAGACGCTTCAACCAGTGTTTGTTTATTAATTATTTTCACAGCTTTTTTCATCATTTCTAATGGCATATTATCCAGCATAATATAATCAACCTGTGATTTAAGTGCTTCTTTTACTTCCTCCAGATTTCGTGTTTCAACCTCAATTTTTATAGAAGGATTCACCTTACTTTTAACTTTTGAAACAGCATTTATGATGCTTCCTGTACCATCAATATGATTATCCTTTATCATCACCATATCATATAAGCCCATTCTATGATTCTTGCCACCTCCGCATAGAACTGCATATTTTTGAAATGCACGAAATCCAGGGATTGTTTTTCTTGTATCAAGAATTTTTGCTTTGCCACCGGTTTTTTCTACAAATGCTGCTGTCTTTGTAGCAATTCCACTCAAATGGGAGAGAAAGTTAAGTGCTACTCGTTCTCCTTTTAAAATACTTCTTATCTTTCCATAAATTTTTGCGATAGAATCTCCTTTTTCTATTCTATCACCATCATTTTTGTCAAACTTTACTATACAGTCAGAATCAAGCTTTTGAAATACAGCCGTAAAAATTTTACAACCACAAAGTATCCCAGAATCTTTTGAGATGAGAATATATATTCCCTGTTCCTGGTCAAAAATAGATTTTGTGGTGATATCTCCACTTTCAGAAAGGTCCTCTTGTAATGCATTCTCAATAAGTATATTGAGGGTGTCTAAGTTAATAAAATCCTTTATTTTATTCATTATTAGACAGTGTTCATTTAACCTGATTTATTTTCTCATCTTTTTATAATTAGCAAATGAAATTCTTAAAGATGGATTTGAATCTTTTTCAGATTTAAAAGTATCCATATTTTGTACTTTTTTTCTCTCATCTTATATTACAAATATAAATTTCTATTAAGTATGTTGTCAAGTAACAATTAGAAGATTTTTCAGACCCAATCATTTAAATACTCCCCAATAATTATTTAATATAAATGAGATTTTTTTCATTAGGTTTAAACCTAACAAACTTTTAGACCTTCTATACACCCTTTAAATAAAATATATTTCTGCTGAATAATATTTATAACATACCTATAAAAATCAATAAAAAATATAATAAATTTGACAAAGGAATTTATTATTTTTTTTTGTAGTAAAATTTCAACTTTAATCATAATTATGTAGTTAAATAGAGCTTTGAGATTTTTTAATATGAAAGAATTGAAAAAACTAAACAAAACTGATCACCATTTAAAAGAAATGTCTCAAATAGGTGGCCCTTCTTTTAAGGGCAAACACTTTGATTTCTTAAAAGTGTTTTTTATACTAACTTTCATTGATAGGTATTCCATTCTTGCGTAAATATTTTGAATGGAAATTTTATGTTAATCAGGATACAAAAAAAAAATTACGGAGGATTTCAATGAAAAAGATACTATCTATAGTTATCTTATCACTCTTATTCATTCTACCCTATGCATTATTTGCAGCTGAAACTGGCACTATTGCAGGAAAAGTTGATATTGAAAAAACCGGAAGACCCTTATCAGCAGCTAATGTGATTATTGAAGATACTAGCATAGGAGTTTTAACTAAAGCTGATGGTAGTTTTATTATGAAGAATGTTCCAACTGGCACTTATACTGTAACTGCCAGTTTTTTGG includes these proteins:
- the nadB gene encoding L-aspartate oxidase, with protein sequence MRKKFDVIVIGTGIAGLSAAIFLKEAGFDVIALTKTEDIHETNTNCAQGGVIGWKKDDSSDALMKDILSAGSNYNSIEAVKIFAEQGPQLVNDFFINKLNVDFSKTPQGEFDYTEEAAHSTNRILHCSDYTGEKLENSLIQYAKSIGVQILTSHTSIDLITNNHHSRDYQELYKSREVMGVYVLDNKKGTVRTFLAHKVIVATGGIGNLYQHTTNPVSATGDGMSMAYRSGADIINAELIQFHPTALYHKDIKRFLISESLRGEGARLIDHQGRQFMKNYSSQKDLAPRDIVARAIYTEMKKAGVDYMLLDLKNYYNGSEEMPKRFSKIYNTCLKGGIDITKEPIPIVPAAHYFCGGIKVDTCGRTSLKNLYAIGEISCTGLHGANRLASSSLAEGLLWAKSASNDIISKGEEIDEERFQSIPNWSTPKKQIEFDPLLLEQDLKAVQLTMWNYAGIIRTKRGLERARADLNYYAHRIFKFYQDAKLSGNIIELRNVVVNALIIVNAATHNKKSIGCHHIIDDY
- the nadA gene encoding quinolinate synthase NadA, coding for MNLQDIIQTITSLKKTLKDSVVIPAHHYIKSDIIAQADIVGDSYKLAKDCSKTHADFILFCGVKFMAEGARLLAKPNQKVLMPTLLAGCPLAEMIDAQIAKEIYKQISSLCACEVAPVTYVNSNVALKSFCGEYNGATCTSSNACKIINTYLNQGKVVFFSPDYNLGINSARMLKIPENQIVVVKKDLSLLCKGSIKNARIFLWDGYCYVHKKFTVEDIRRLREQYPNIQIIVHPECDEEVVLQSDFVGSTQTILNTIKDAPEGSIWGVGTEYHFVERMAQNFSNKTILPLKLSCCEDMGRITFQNVYESLQSILQYPEKNRLLYEVTVPNEYRTDAKKAMQNMLSIVEDNK
- the nadC gene encoding carboxylating nicotinate-nucleotide diphosphorylase, which encodes MNKIKDFINLDTLNILIENALQEDLSESGDITTKSIFDQEQGIYILISKDSGILCGCKIFTAVFQKLDSDCIVKFDKNDGDRIEKGDSIAKIYGKIRSILKGERVALNFLSHLSGIATKTAAFVEKTGGKAKILDTRKTIPGFRAFQKYAVLCGGGKNHRMGLYDMVMIKDNHIDGTGSIINAVSKVKSKVNPSIKIEVETRNLEEVKEALKSQVDYIMLDNMPLEMMKKAVKIINKQTLVEASGNMALSRIKDVAETGVDFISVGELTHSVKAFDFSLRKEKK